Proteins found in one Chloracidobacterium sp. genomic segment:
- a CDS encoding tyrosine-type recombinase/integrase — translation MTRQVKSIADLRRTHVEAYKRAVKDMRCGDYTNVGQEFRTVNFGEPLSKSHQLRALSCVRSFCEQIDVLDYPERPSRKLWIRGDTLRIDQELPRTIPDQDWHRLGAVLESLTFEQVNAARFPPPFERMQAVLAVLFESGLRAGELCRLDTGCLLAAIDPQTGEQTHWLRVPVGKLRNDRMIPVRPQMVTAIDNWMKVRGQQPSFSTSTNKPTDYLFAWRGLPFTTHMLNACITKLCGLAKTSSVIRATGFATRSPRCGAGGMRIESISRMLGHKNLTMTMRYAAVMPPLLRQEFETAFALIDEEHRATAQIRVLLSPEAHIAAQVEWRESLFVDLGLGWCGLTAYHPCETRLSCQSCPNLIPDKQSLPLLERQRANLVELRGLATEKLPSSRKEEVYRELTTAIDGMDRNIAYLNENERREAS, via the coding sequence ATGACCCGTCAGGTAAAGTCGATAGCGGATCTGCGGCGTACGCATGTAGAGGCCTATAAGCGTGCTGTAAAAGACATGCGGTGCGGAGATTACACCAATGTCGGCCAGGAATTTCGTACAGTCAACTTCGGGGAGCCGCTGTCGAAATCGCATCAACTTCGTGCACTGTCTTGCGTCCGCAGCTTTTGCGAACAGATCGATGTTCTTGACTACCCCGAACGTCCGAGCCGAAAGCTCTGGATCCGCGGCGACACGCTGCGTATTGATCAAGAGCTGCCGCGCACGATCCCGGACCAGGACTGGCACCGACTCGGTGCGGTACTAGAGAGTCTGACTTTTGAACAAGTCAATGCGGCACGCTTTCCTCCGCCATTTGAGAGAATGCAGGCCGTCCTGGCAGTGCTCTTCGAGTCAGGTTTGCGGGCCGGTGAACTCTGTCGTCTCGATACAGGATGTCTGCTGGCCGCAATCGACCCGCAAACGGGTGAGCAGACACACTGGCTCAGGGTGCCGGTTGGCAAACTCCGCAATGATCGAATGATTCCTGTCCGTCCGCAAATGGTCACGGCGATCGACAACTGGATGAAAGTGCGCGGCCAACAACCCTCTTTCTCGACCAGCACCAACAAGCCTACCGACTATCTGTTTGCATGGCGTGGGCTGCCATTCACCACTCATATGCTGAATGCATGCATCACTAAACTATGCGGACTCGCAAAAACAAGCAGCGTTATACGAGCCACTGGTTTCGCCACACGCTCGCCACGTTGTGGCGCCGGCGGAATGCGGATCGAGTCGATCAGCCGGATGCTCGGCCACAAAAACCTGACAATGACGATGCGGTATGCCGCGGTGATGCCTCCTTTGCTCCGTCAGGAGTTTGAGACGGCGTTTGCTCTAATAGATGAGGAACACCGTGCGACGGCTCAAATCAGGGTGCTGCTTTCCCCTGAAGCTCACATCGCGGCGCAGGTTGAATGGCGCGAATCGCTGTTTGTTGATCTCGGCTTGGGCTGGTGCGGGCTTACTGCGTATCATCCGTGCGAAACACGTTTATCGTGTCAGAGCTGTCCGAACCTCATTCCCGATAAACAGAGTCTCCCGCTGCTCGAAAGGCAAAGAGCGAATCTGGTCGAATTGCGAGGGCTGGCGACTGAAAAGCTGCCTTCATCGCGAAAAGAAGAAGTATATAGAGAGTTGACTACAGCGATCGATGGCATGGACCGCAATATCGCGTACCTGAACGAAAATGAGCGGCGGGAAGCTAGCTGA
- a CDS encoding AAA family ATPase translates to MPEIETGADSIRKFLHELDIRIRARYPLIAINTFEEDRVREALFDLVFQDRHKEKPLYFWSRPSGLQKMVDPKEGLLSSPQTIGDTEDPESLLGFISEQKTGIFLLCDYAPYISPYGQEDPLLVRRLREIAWKLKSTKATVLFVGPNFPELKTLEKEVTQVELDLPRESEIEDSIELQFENLRSNGLDISLNKETQDALQQALLGLTAVEISNVVAKAVISCNGLNQDSINVILEEKKNVIRGSGSLTYVHPEPASNLGGYQSLRAILERAAYTFSPRAKARHVEPCKGILLVGLPGCGKDLCKRVASSITNRALLDLDFGSIMGEGGGVIGSSAMSIKRALSIAGTIKGILGISEFEKAVSGMKSSNKTDGGETARTISYLLNWMQDNQDVLVFATANDVRELESEQFRIGRFSYIHFVDLPEKDDRKEIFRVHLKKRALDAEHFDLEKLVDKSNDFSGAEIEGAVKDGVL, encoded by the coding sequence ATGCCTGAAATAGAAACCGGTGCCGACAGCATCCGGAAGTTCCTGCACGAACTCGATATTAGGATCAGAGCCCGGTACCCGCTTATCGCTATCAATACCTTCGAAGAAGACCGCGTACGCGAAGCGCTGTTCGATCTCGTCTTTCAGGATCGGCACAAGGAGAAACCTCTCTATTTCTGGAGCCGTCCCAGCGGTCTTCAAAAGATGGTCGATCCGAAAGAGGGTTTACTAAGCTCTCCTCAAACGATCGGCGACACGGAAGATCCCGAAAGCCTTCTTGGGTTCATAAGCGAACAGAAGACCGGTATCTTCCTGCTTTGTGACTATGCCCCTTACATCTCGCCGTACGGACAGGAAGATCCTCTATTAGTTCGACGACTTCGTGAGATCGCCTGGAAGCTGAAATCGACAAAAGCAACCGTTCTATTTGTAGGACCGAATTTCCCGGAACTCAAAACACTCGAAAAGGAAGTCACTCAGGTAGAACTCGATCTGCCTAGGGAATCCGAGATCGAAGACTCGATAGAACTTCAGTTTGAGAACCTTCGTTCCAATGGTCTTGATATTAGCCTCAACAAAGAGACGCAGGACGCCCTGCAGCAAGCTCTCCTTGGCCTGACCGCCGTCGAGATCAGCAATGTCGTTGCAAAGGCAGTTATCAGTTGTAATGGGCTCAATCAGGACTCGATCAATGTCATCCTCGAGGAAAAGAAGAACGTAATACGCGGCAGTGGTTCGCTGACGTATGTTCATCCAGAACCTGCAAGCAACTTAGGCGGTTACCAGTCGCTTCGAGCCATACTCGAACGTGCCGCATACACCTTCAGCCCGAGAGCGAAGGCACGACATGTCGAACCGTGTAAAGGCATTCTGCTAGTCGGGCTTCCGGGATGTGGAAAGGATCTCTGTAAGCGTGTCGCTTCAAGCATCACGAATCGGGCACTGCTTGATCTGGACTTCGGCTCGATCATGGGCGAAGGCGGAGGCGTCATCGGTTCCTCGGCAATGTCTATAAAGCGGGCGTTATCGATCGCCGGAACGATCAAAGGTATTCTTGGTATTAGTGAATTTGAGAAAGCGGTCTCGGGAATGAAGTCTTCGAACAAGACGGACGGAGGCGAAACCGCACGAACGATCTCTTATCTCCTCAACTGGATGCAGGACAATCAGGACGTCCTTGTATTTGCTACCGCCAACGACGTCCGCGAACTCGAATCCGAGCAGTTCAGGATCGGCCGATTCTCCTACATACATTTCGTTGATCTTCCAGAGAAAGACGACCGCAAGGAGATCTTCCGGGTACACCTTAAGAAAAGAGCACTCGATGCCGAACACTTTGATCTCGAAAAACTCGTAGATAAGAGCAACGACTTCTCCGGTGCCGAAATAGAAGGTGCGGTGAAAGATGGAGTCCTTTAA
- a CDS encoding DUF2997 domain-containing protein, whose translation MPEVEFKIDTERGTCETEIKGYQGVACEKAARQLKEVLGDPSAETKKPEYFVKRMPKLTSKRK comes from the coding sequence ATGCCCGAGGTTGAATTTAAGATTGATACGGAGCGCGGAACCTGCGAAACCGAGATAAAAGGTTATCAAGGAGTTGCATGTGAGAAGGCCGCGAGACAGCTAAAGGAAGTTCTTGGCGATCCCTCTGCGGAGACTAAAAAGCCAGAGTATTTCGTCAAACGGATGCCCAAGCTGACCAGCAAACGAAAATGA
- a CDS encoding DUF2958 domain-containing protein, with translation MPDLLPLKLRDDLPMPGEQEGNKDPNVHAVFYFPLSRWTWFVTEGRPVEDDFLFFGYVVGFEREWGYFCLSELESVDINGIKVSRDENHIPRPLSECLQRNGSEEN, from the coding sequence ATGCCAGACCTTTTACCCTTAAAACTTAGAGATGATTTGCCAATGCCTGGCGAGCAGGAAGGAAATAAGGATCCTAATGTCCATGCTGTCTTTTACTTTCCGCTGAGCAGATGGACTTGGTTTGTTACCGAAGGCAGACCTGTCGAAGACGACTTTTTGTTCTTTGGTTACGTAGTCGGATTTGAGCGCGAATGGGGCTATTTCTGTCTGAGTGAATTAGAGTCCGTTGACATCAATGGGATCAAAGTTAGTCGTGACGAAAATCACATTCCTAGGCCATTATCTGAATGTCTGCAACGGAACGGATCCGAGGAAAATTGA
- a CDS encoding DUF1257 domain-containing protein encodes MSKYMTFDSQSFPNRELLLDALAEFGFASPTVGSNLPLEGWDKRNPQTADIVIRRRDVKEQSLLGDIGFQKTAKGYVAIIDDLDLAYRLGKDFVIRLQNSYHESAARKMAKKLGGTLIKERIGKTIKIRIKY; translated from the coding sequence ATGAGTAAATACATGACATTCGACTCTCAGTCATTTCCGAACCGCGAGTTGCTTCTCGACGCTCTCGCAGAATTCGGATTCGCGTCTCCAACTGTAGGATCCAATCTCCCGCTTGAAGGTTGGGACAAAAGAAACCCTCAGACTGCCGATATCGTGATCCGCCGTCGAGATGTAAAGGAGCAATCGTTACTGGGCGACATCGGTTTTCAGAAGACCGCAAAAGGATATGTTGCAATCATCGATGATCTAGATCTTGCGTACCGTCTTGGGAAAGACTTTGTGATCAGACTTCAGAACAGCTATCACGAATCCGCGGCCCGAAAGATGGCCAAGAAACTTGGTGGTACGCTGATCAAGGAACGGATCGGAAAGACGATCAAAATCCGTATCAAATATTGA
- a CDS encoding Mov34/MPN/PAD-1 family protein codes for MEKRNEFIGHRIAKERFEAVEAILYEYVLAGNGLILRAHREEFTVSAPLVFREIKGLPTAFVGIRWHKPKVPSRVWDEICRHAQTSNFKENFREELYLIYWDSERCAWQWSTSSRDRTYASTIADDRRPEYSEACIEIHTHPDGAYQFSTADDRDESGKFRIFGIIADVHDNPKIRLRCGVYDHLLPIPFSWIGTLPSGVVDLNEVEALLEMIL; via the coding sequence ATGGAAAAACGAAACGAGTTTATCGGCCATCGGATCGCAAAAGAGCGATTCGAGGCGGTAGAAGCCATTCTTTACGAGTACGTGCTGGCCGGAAACGGCCTAATTCTAAGAGCCCACCGTGAAGAATTTACGGTTTCAGCTCCTTTGGTGTTCAGAGAGATAAAGGGCCTTCCAACCGCATTTGTAGGTATCAGGTGGCATAAGCCGAAGGTGCCAAGTCGTGTCTGGGACGAAATTTGCAGGCACGCCCAGACATCGAACTTTAAGGAGAATTTTAGGGAAGAACTTTATCTTATTTACTGGGACAGCGAGCGATGCGCGTGGCAGTGGAGTACGTCGAGCAGGGACAGGACATATGCCTCAACCATAGCCGATGATAGACGGCCGGAATACTCTGAGGCCTGCATCGAGATTCATACGCACCCGGATGGGGCATACCAGTTCAGCACGGCAGACGATCGGGATGAATCAGGCAAATTCCGCATCTTCGGCATAATTGCGGATGTTCACGATAACCCGAAGATTAGATTACGTTGCGGCGTTTACGACCACCTTTTACCGATCCCATTTTCCTGGATCGGCACCCTGCCAAGCGGCGTCGTCGATCTTAATGAGGTCGAAGCGTTGCTTGAGATGATTTTGTAA
- a CDS encoding ThiF family adenylyltransferase: protein MDIDLSFSQAAVVLPVDYSTVRFIAVGAGGTGSFVVPAIARLIYELKHQQNRSAELLIVDPDVVEGGNIPRSNFCFAEVGRYKAQTLAERVSTAWGIETSFACEKFDPEKHLKSLNSDYRNLTIIVGCVDNYIARREMHRALDEFRGYGDQSRLWWIDGGNGKTSGQVLLGSTTKPLKPEQYFTGTSICRALPAPSLQHPDLLEPEPIVRSHEVSCPERIRLGEQGLNVNQRVAVEISEMLSSMLLTRSLKRYAVYFDLESGTSHSAFCTKQQLTSE from the coding sequence ATGGATATCGATCTTAGTTTCTCGCAAGCGGCAGTTGTGCTGCCTGTCGATTACAGTACCGTTCGGTTCATTGCGGTGGGCGCGGGGGGAACCGGATCGTTTGTGGTTCCTGCTATTGCTCGTCTCATTTACGAGTTGAAACATCAGCAGAATAGGTCAGCGGAACTGCTGATCGTAGACCCAGACGTTGTTGAGGGCGGAAATATTCCGCGCAGCAATTTCTGCTTCGCTGAAGTCGGGCGGTACAAGGCACAGACATTAGCAGAACGAGTTTCAACGGCTTGGGGAATTGAGACAAGTTTCGCTTGCGAGAAGTTCGATCCCGAAAAACATCTAAAAAGCTTAAATAGTGATTACAGGAATTTGACGATCATCGTCGGTTGCGTGGATAACTACATAGCACGTCGGGAGATGCATCGTGCACTCGATGAGTTTCGCGGTTATGGTGACCAATCAAGGCTTTGGTGGATCGACGGCGGGAACGGGAAGACATCAGGCCAAGTGTTACTTGGTTCGACGACAAAGCCTCTAAAGCCGGAACAATATTTCACCGGAACAAGTATCTGCCGGGCACTTCCGGCACCTTCGCTTCAGCATCCCGATCTTCTTGAACCGGAGCCAATTGTAAGGTCTCACGAAGTATCTTGTCCGGAACGGATTCGGTTGGGCGAGCAAGGGCTGAACGTGAATCAGCGAGTGGCCGTAGAAATATCTGAGATGCTTTCTTCAATGCTCCTCACGAGAAGTCTGAAACGATACGCGGTTTACTTTGATCTTGAATCTGGGACGAGCCATTCAGCATTTTGCACAAAACAACAACTGACCTCTGAATGA